In the Nitrospinota bacterium genome, one interval contains:
- the recJ gene encoding single-stranded-DNA-specific exonuclease RecJ: AAFLTHFFRDLNCPVEAYLPERQSEGYGLNSEAVRKIRESGANLMITADCGITGVKEVALANEIGLDVIVTDHHQVGEEGLPPAVAVLNPHRADCNYPYRFLSGVGLAFKLAIAVRKRLYMEGWPKESLPNLKRHLDLLALGTIADVAPLTGENHILTLHGLEMLSVTAKPGLVALKETAGIVGNVDARSVGFGLGPRLNAAGRLGRADSGLHLLTSTDLKEAKSLARELELTNKERKDIQEETVAEAEELFRNEVDIKKDRVIVLASEIFHPGVIGIAASRMVDKYHRPTVLIAIEGDQGKGSGRSIPKFNLFKAFTDCGEHLLQFGGHAYAAGLTIKEDQVEAFRNAMNEVGHRHLNEEDLIPEVGVDTVLRLDEIDLSFYSRLALLEPFGAENPVPCFLSQGVQFQEVKQIGKEKNHVRFRVRQGSGRIEGVGFGLAEVFDSVEVATETFDIAYEINLNTWNGREKLEIKLVDLRLADAG; this comes from the coding sequence GCAGCTTTTCTCACTCATTTTTTCCGCGATCTCAATTGTCCGGTCGAAGCCTATTTGCCTGAACGCCAATCAGAAGGCTATGGACTTAACTCTGAAGCTGTTCGTAAAATTCGTGAGAGTGGTGCCAATTTGATGATCACTGCTGATTGCGGTATTACCGGTGTGAAAGAGGTGGCGCTGGCGAATGAAATCGGATTGGATGTTATTGTGACCGACCATCATCAAGTGGGTGAGGAAGGTTTGCCCCCGGCAGTTGCCGTTCTCAATCCCCATCGAGCGGATTGCAATTATCCTTACCGTTTTTTGAGTGGAGTGGGCCTGGCTTTCAAACTCGCCATAGCTGTGCGTAAGAGACTGTATATGGAGGGCTGGCCCAAAGAAAGCCTGCCTAATTTGAAACGTCATTTGGATTTGCTTGCCCTGGGAACCATCGCTGATGTAGCACCGTTAACCGGTGAGAACCACATTCTGACTTTGCATGGGCTCGAAATGTTATCCGTCACTGCTAAACCCGGATTAGTCGCTCTGAAAGAAACCGCAGGAATTGTGGGGAATGTTGATGCGCGTTCGGTAGGTTTTGGTCTTGGTCCACGTCTCAATGCCGCTGGAAGGCTGGGTCGAGCCGACAGTGGTCTGCATTTGCTCACGTCTACAGATTTAAAAGAAGCAAAATCCCTGGCCAGGGAACTGGAACTCACTAACAAGGAACGAAAAGACATTCAGGAAGAAACGGTAGCGGAAGCGGAGGAATTATTCCGGAACGAAGTCGATATTAAAAAGGACCGGGTGATTGTGCTGGCATCAGAGATTTTTCATCCGGGTGTGATCGGTATTGCCGCTTCCCGTATGGTGGATAAATATCACCGGCCCACAGTTCTCATTGCTATAGAGGGAGATCAGGGGAAAGGCTCTGGACGCAGTATCCCAAAGTTTAATTTGTTCAAGGCGTTCACGGATTGTGGCGAACATCTTTTGCAATTTGGAGGGCATGCTTATGCCGCCGGTCTCACTATCAAAGAGGACCAGGTAGAAGCGTTTCGCAATGCCATGAATGAGGTGGGACACCGGCATTTGAATGAAGAAGATTTGATTCCTGAAGTGGGTGTGGATACTGTTTTGCGTCTTGATGAAATTGACCTGTCTTTTTACAGTCGACTGGCTTTGCTTGAACCCTTTGGTGCTGAGAACCCGGTCCCTTGCTTTCTATCTCAGGGTGTGCAATTTCAGGAAGTTAAACAAATTGGTAAAGAAAAAAACCATGTACGTTTCCGGGTCCGGCAGGGAAGTGGGCGGATTGAAGGTGTCGGCTTCGGGCTTGCCGAGGTTTTTGATTCGGTCGAGGTTGCCACAGAAACCTTTGATATTGCCTACGAAATCAACCTCAACACCTGGAATGGAAGGGAAAAGCTGGAGATAAAGCTAGTTGATTTGCGGCTGGCAGATGCTGGTTAA
- a CDS encoding ribonuclease HII — MWKYELKARDQGYKLVAGVDEAGRGPLAGPVVAAAVVLPIDVDFEGLDDSKKLSASKREQLFPILQKMVHGVSVIDREVIDEINILQSARLAMKQAVEKLSKGPDLLLIDGNQKIDSSIEQWPIVKGDSKSFSIAAASVLAKVTRDRIMDDYHNLYPQYEFTRHKGYGTKLHRDLIAEHGPCPIHRRTFKGVTEYISE; from the coding sequence TTGTGGAAATATGAATTAAAAGCCCGGGACCAGGGATATAAATTAGTCGCCGGTGTGGATGAAGCAGGTCGGGGTCCTTTAGCAGGCCCTGTTGTGGCAGCTGCTGTGGTTTTGCCAATTGATGTTGATTTTGAAGGGTTGGATGATTCAAAAAAACTTTCAGCTTCAAAACGTGAACAACTTTTTCCCATACTGCAAAAAATGGTCCACGGGGTATCTGTGATTGATCGGGAAGTGATTGACGAGATCAACATTCTTCAGTCGGCAAGGTTGGCCATGAAACAGGCAGTTGAAAAATTATCAAAAGGACCCGACCTGCTGCTCATTGATGGAAACCAGAAAATAGATTCTTCCATTGAGCAGTGGCCGATTGTGAAAGGAGACTCGAAAAGTTTTTCTATCGCTGCGGCTTCGGTTCTGGCGAAAGTGACTCGAGACCGTATCATGGATGATTATCATAATCTATATCCACAATATGAATTTACCCGGCATAAAGGTTATGGCACCAAACTGCATCGGGATTTGATCGCCGAGCATGGCCCATGCCCGATTCACCGCCGAACCTTCAAGGGCGTTACGGAATACATCAGTGAGTGA
- a CDS encoding M48 family metallopeptidase, which yields MLKTFKIILTTVFITACATTPVSERQALILIPESQEIAFGKQAYQQALKDQKESDNTHLKQVLQRVGTRIAEVSDMPKLDWEFKLIESDEKNAFALPGGKVAVYTGMLRICKNEAGLATVLSHEIAHVIARHGAQRMSQQLLISGAMIGASISLRNNTQRRIIMSALGLGVLYGITLPFSRGDEGEADQIGLIYMAKAGYDPEEAIQFWQRFSNVKKGNEPPEWASTHPADKTRIAGLKSHLSLAKYKYQNSKLKHGLGETFNLPAEKTDDTEPERPKPVPGVSVETLAP from the coding sequence ATGCTTAAAACATTTAAAATAATTCTTACGACTGTATTCATAACCGCCTGCGCTACCACACCGGTTTCTGAAAGGCAGGCATTGATTCTAATTCCCGAGTCCCAGGAAATCGCATTCGGCAAACAAGCATACCAACAAGCACTTAAAGACCAGAAGGAATCAGACAACACTCATTTGAAGCAGGTGCTGCAGCGTGTTGGCACTCGCATCGCGGAAGTTAGCGATATGCCCAAACTCGATTGGGAATTCAAGTTGATCGAATCGGATGAGAAAAACGCTTTTGCGCTCCCGGGAGGTAAAGTCGCGGTGTACACCGGCATGCTTCGGATCTGCAAAAACGAAGCGGGGCTGGCAACAGTGTTGAGTCACGAAATCGCCCATGTGATAGCGCGGCATGGAGCCCAGAGAATGTCTCAACAGCTTCTGATAAGCGGAGCCATGATAGGCGCAAGCATCAGCCTGAGAAACAACACCCAGCGGAGAATCATCATGAGTGCATTGGGGCTGGGGGTTTTATATGGAATCACCCTGCCTTTCAGTCGAGGTGATGAGGGGGAAGCGGATCAAATAGGATTGATCTATATGGCTAAAGCTGGATACGATCCTGAAGAGGCGATTCAGTTCTGGCAACGGTTCAGTAATGTAAAAAAAGGTAATGAACCACCTGAGTGGGCCTCCACTCACCCTGCTGACAAGACGCGAATAGCAGGATTAAAGTCCCACCTTTCTCTCGCTAAATATAAATATCAGAATTCCAAACTGAAGCACGGACTGGGCGAGACTTTTAACCTCCCCGCAGAGAAAACAGATGACACAGAACCAGAAAGACCCAAACCCGTACCCGGAGTTTCTGTAGAAACTTTGGCACCCTGA
- a CDS encoding cold shock domain-containing protein — translation MIEITQIYKGTVKWFSNNKGYGFIQCDEHGEVFVHFSEIQIDGYKTLGSGQPVEYEITNNEKGLTAKNVKLHLR, via the coding sequence ATGATAGAAATCACACAAATATACAAGGGGACGGTTAAGTGGTTTAGTAATAATAAAGGCTATGGGTTTATTCAGTGTGACGAGCACGGTGAGGTTTTCGTCCACTTCTCTGAAATTCAGATTGATGGATACAAGACTTTGGGTTCAGGCCAGCCGGTCGAATATGAAATTACAAATAACGAAAAAGGTCTTACGGCAAAAAATGTAAAACTTCATTTGAGATAA
- a CDS encoding CBS domain-containing protein has protein sequence MPFIGEIASPSPTLDHQMTTFDAIMKLINLGKEYAFVKKDEKYIGIVSLANILEDHSDAPVTDFMEPLCIIRADEHKHKATTLMLQNNVEHIAVTSEAGEFLGITSAKKVQDES, from the coding sequence ATGCCTTTCATTGGGGAGATAGCATCACCGTCACCGACATTGGACCATCAAATGACAACCTTTGATGCCATCATGAAACTCATTAATCTGGGCAAAGAATATGCTTTTGTGAAAAAGGATGAGAAATATATAGGCATTGTTAGTTTGGCAAACATACTTGAGGATCACTCAGACGCACCCGTAACGGATTTCATGGAGCCATTATGCATCATCAGGGCAGATGAGCACAAACACAAAGCCACTACTCTCATGTTGCAGAATAATGTTGAGCATATAGCCGTTACTAGCGAAGCAGGAGAGTTTTTAGGTATTACTTCAGCCAAGAAAGTGCAGGATGAGTCTTAA
- the rplS gene encoding 50S ribosomal protein L19 has product MNLVDQIEAKEMKKDVADVHIGDTVKVHMRIVEGEKERIQVIEGVVIKMRGGGVRKTLTVRKISFGIGVERIFPFHSPRVEKIEIVRRAKVRQAKLYYLRELRGKAARLKELKTARPTTKAKKTKTRGKKAKAAKAAAKNA; this is encoded by the coding sequence ATGAATTTAGTTGATCAGATTGAAGCAAAAGAAATGAAAAAGGATGTTGCCGATGTACATATCGGCGACACCGTCAAGGTGCACATGCGCATTGTTGAGGGTGAAAAAGAACGTATTCAGGTGATCGAAGGCGTGGTCATTAAAATGCGTGGCGGCGGGGTTCGAAAGACACTCACCGTTCGTAAAATTTCTTTCGGCATTGGGGTTGAACGCATATTCCCGTTTCATTCCCCCAGAGTCGAAAAAATTGAGATTGTTAGACGTGCCAAGGTGCGCCAGGCCAAACTTTATTATCTGCGCGAACTGCGTGGTAAGGCGGCTCGCCTGAAAGAACTCAAGACAGCCCGTCCAACGACCAAGGCGAAAAAGACCAAGACCCGTGGCAAAAAAGCGAAAGCCGCAAAAGCTGCTGCCAAAAATGCCTGA
- a CDS encoding RNA methyltransferase, translating into MALVHFPVYNKSGEVVVSSVTTLDVHDISRICRTYGIGGFYVVTPLKTQQELVERLVGHWLKGRGAEYNPSRKEALLKTRVIKSLDDAVVELTEQSGEKPCVVVTGARQVPNSIGFEALKEQLQKNGPTLLVFGTGWGLEKNLILNADCVLEPIKGNSGFNHLPVRGAIAIILDRLLGRSGS; encoded by the coding sequence CTGGCGCTGGTCCACTTTCCCGTCTATAACAAATCCGGAGAAGTTGTGGTATCGTCTGTCACAACTTTGGATGTGCACGATATTTCGCGCATTTGCCGGACATATGGTATAGGCGGTTTTTATGTGGTAACGCCTTTAAAGACCCAGCAGGAACTTGTCGAAAGGTTGGTGGGGCACTGGCTTAAAGGGCGTGGGGCGGAATACAACCCGAGTCGAAAAGAAGCGCTGCTGAAAACCAGGGTCATAAAAAGTTTGGATGATGCGGTTGTCGAATTGACTGAGCAGAGCGGAGAAAAACCCTGCGTAGTGGTCACCGGAGCCAGGCAGGTGCCTAACAGCATTGGGTTCGAGGCCCTGAAAGAGCAATTGCAAAAGAATGGCCCAACGCTTCTGGTTTTTGGTACAGGTTGGGGGCTGGAAAAAAACCTGATCCTTAATGCTGATTGCGTGTTGGAACCTATTAAAGGCAATAGCGGGTTCAATCACCTGCCGGTAAGAGGAGCGATAGCAATTATATTAGACCGCCTTTTAGGTAGAAGCGGATCTTGA
- the trmD gene encoding tRNA (guanosine(37)-N1)-methyltransferase TrmD, with protein sequence MRTLRFDIVSIFPGMFESPFGDSIIQRACEEGLLDIHLHDLRDYSLNKHRKVDDTPFGGGVGMVMNVEPIARALDAVKKEVPDTRTILLSPSGQPFNQGKAWELSRLPGLTLVCGRYEGIDERVRLHYVDEVISIGDYVLTGGELPAMVLVEAVSRLLPGVLGDPESVVEESFHDGLLEYPQYTRPRDYQGFKVPEILVSGDPKKIRDWQKAEALKKTAQVRPDLLDKDKRI encoded by the coding sequence TTGAGGACACTCCGGTTTGACATTGTCAGTATTTTTCCGGGGATGTTTGAGTCTCCTTTTGGAGATAGTATTATCCAGCGGGCGTGCGAAGAAGGGTTGCTTGATATTCACCTTCATGATTTGCGCGACTACAGCCTGAATAAGCACAGGAAGGTGGATGATACTCCTTTTGGAGGCGGGGTGGGGATGGTCATGAATGTAGAACCCATCGCCCGCGCTCTTGACGCGGTTAAAAAGGAAGTCCCCGATACCCGGACGATACTATTATCCCCGTCAGGTCAGCCTTTTAACCAGGGCAAAGCGTGGGAGCTTTCGCGCTTACCTGGTCTGACTCTGGTTTGTGGTCGGTACGAAGGCATTGACGAACGGGTTCGTCTACATTATGTAGACGAGGTGATTTCTATTGGTGATTATGTTTTAACCGGTGGCGAACTTCCGGCTATGGTTCTCGTTGAAGCCGTATCAAGATTGTTGCCGGGAGTTCTGGGCGACCCGGAGTCGGTGGTGGAAGAATCTTTCCACGATGGATTGTTGGAGTACCCGCAATATACCCGGCCTCGTGATTATCAGGGATTCAAGGTTCCGGAAATTCTGGTTTCTGGTGATCCAAAAAAAATACGCGACTGGCAAAAAGCGGAAGCGTTAAAAAAAACCGCGCAGGTTAGACCCGACCTGCTCGACAAAGATAAACGGATTTGA
- the rimM gene encoding 16S rRNA processing protein RimM, producing MNWISFGKLARTHGLKGELKFFPHDPEEAGSLCGQKVRLEKKEFKVQSIRGANVPFIIKLEGIDDIDSAKLLTGKEVLADRECLKPLPEGEYYRFEIEGLEVFDDEGRLYGVIDEIIPTGSNDVYVVKNGDREWMLPMIDSVVKSIDLEKKKLIFHRIEGLFEDTPV from the coding sequence ATGAACTGGATTTCGTTTGGCAAGCTTGCTCGAACCCATGGCCTGAAAGGAGAGTTGAAGTTTTTTCCTCATGACCCGGAAGAAGCCGGTTCTTTATGTGGTCAGAAGGTGCGATTGGAGAAAAAGGAATTTAAGGTTCAATCAATTCGTGGCGCGAACGTTCCTTTCATTATCAAGCTTGAAGGTATTGACGATATAGACTCGGCAAAGCTTCTAACCGGAAAAGAAGTTTTGGCGGACCGGGAATGTCTTAAGCCTCTGCCGGAGGGAGAGTATTACAGATTTGAGATTGAAGGCCTTGAAGTCTTCGATGATGAAGGTCGACTCTATGGTGTCATTGATGAAATTATCCCTACGGGGAGCAATGATGTATATGTAGTGAAAAACGGGGATCGTGAATGGATGCTTCCCATGATCGATTCAGTGGTCAAGTCCATTGACCTGGAAAAGAAAAAACTGATTTTTCATCGTATTGAGGGTTTGTTTGAGGACACTCCGGTTTGA
- a CDS encoding KH domain-containing protein, protein MKDLILMIAKSLVDKPEEVDLQEVEGEKTTVLELRVAKEDLGKVIGKQGKTARAMRTILNATATKLKKRAVLEIIE, encoded by the coding sequence GTGAAAGATCTCATCTTGATGATTGCGAAGTCATTAGTGGACAAGCCTGAAGAAGTAGACTTGCAGGAAGTGGAAGGCGAAAAAACTACTGTACTGGAACTGAGAGTCGCAAAAGAAGACTTGGGAAAGGTCATTGGCAAACAGGGAAAAACTGCCCGGGCCATGCGCACGATCCTTAATGCAACAGCAACCAAATTGAAAAAAAGGGCTGTGCTGGAAATTATTGAGTGA
- the rpsP gene encoding 30S ribosomal protein S16, which produces MAVVIRLTRRGAKKKPFYRIVAADSRMPRDGRFLEILGTYDPLKEEEGCKVNAEKAQAWLKKGAKPSKTVGALFKKAGVEA; this is translated from the coding sequence TTGGCAGTTGTAATTCGATTAACTCGACGAGGAGCAAAAAAGAAACCCTTTTACCGGATTGTGGCCGCGGATTCCCGAATGCCAAGAGATGGTAGGTTTCTTGAGATTCTTGGAACCTATGATCCTCTAAAGGAAGAAGAGGGCTGTAAGGTTAACGCTGAAAAAGCTCAGGCCTGGCTGAAAAAAGGTGCCAAGCCCAGTAAAACCGTAGGTGCTCTGTTCAAAAAGGCCGGGGTCGAGGCGTAG